GATTTCGGTCGAGGATGCGAACGACGGCACGAACGACGCCGACGCCAGCGAGGACACTGGCGACGAAGGAAACGGGTCCGAGGGCGGCGACGACGACGCCGACGTGTAGTCAAAACGGGTTCCTGCAAGCCGTTTCGCGAGTCGATATTACTAAACCTACCCGCGCCGTTGCCCGGGATATGAATGTCGCGCTGGGGGGAACGTTCGACCCGATTCACGACGGACACCGCGCGCTGTTCGAACGCGCATTCGAACTCGGGGACGTGACAGTTGGCCTCACCAGCGACGACCTCGCGCCGAAGACGCGCCACGACCAGCGCCACGTTCGGCCGTTCAGCGAACGGAAATCTGCACTCGCCGACGAACTCGCGACGCTCGCCGCCGACCAGGGCCGCGAATGGGCGGTCCGGGAACTCACCGAGCCGACCGGTATCGCCACGGAGCCGCAGTTCGACACGCTCGTCGTCTCGCCCGAGACGGAGACCGGCGGCCGCCGCATCAACGAGATCCGCGAGGAGCGGGGCCACGACCCGCTCGAAATCGAAGTCGTCCCGCACGTCCGCGCCGAGGACGGCGACATCATCTCTTCGACCCGGATCGTCGAGGGCGAAATCGACGAACACGGGAACCTCACGCCGAACCGCACCGGCCGTCAGAACATTTCGTAGCTACCAGCCCGGCGCTTCCAGCCCGGCCGTCTCCAGCAAGTCCTTCCAGCGCTGTTGAATCGTCAACCGGGAGACGCCAGTCGCCTCCGCGACAGCGGACTGGGACCGCTCCTCACCAGCGACCAGCGCGGCGACGTACACGCTGGCAGCCATTGTCGCCTGTTTCGACCGGTCTTCGTCCGGAACTGTCGAGAGAAACAGGTCGACCGCGTGGGACCGCGCCTCCGTCCCGAGGTCGAGCCTATCCGACGCGGCTTCGATGTCGGAGAGCCACTCGTCGTGCTCGATTCGGTCGCTGGCGCGGTACATACGAGTTCGTTGTTCCCCATCCTACCTAAACCTTCGTCGCCCGCAAGCGAAGGGTTCTTGATGCCAACGCGGATACCGACTGGTGCGCGCGGGTTGCCGAGCCAGGCCAAAGGCGTAGCGCTTAGGACGCTATCCCGTAGGGGTCCGCCGGTTCGAATCCGGTCCCGCGCATTCTTGCTGCGAGCAAACCGCGAGCAGCAGAATCGCCAGCGGATTCCGAACCCTGGGAGTCGCAGCGGCCGAGCAACGCGAGGCCGACCGTCTCCATCCGGTTCGAATCCGGTCCCGCACACCGCTCTACCCGAACAGTTACTGGGGCGATAGCATCCACCGCCTCTACTGGCTGATTCTCACACCGCAGGAATCACAACTGCCGCTTATGAGGAGTGTCCGCGTCGTTCCAAACGAGGGACTGACGATGTCGGTGTATGACCCACTCCGTGACCCGTCTGCTCGCCCCGCGGGATCGACTCGGTTTGAGTATGCGGTCGACGATGCGGACAATCCGACCGAGCTCACCGTCTTCAGCGATCAGGACGATGAGCTCCCCACCCACTGGATTTCGGTCGACATCGAGCACGCCGTCGCGCTCGACGAGATGCGGTGAGCGAGGAGTGGGCTCGCTCAGGGTCGTGTCTGTTTGTTTTTGACGACAGAAGGGACAGCGAACGCTCTGGAAGCGTTGTGTCCGAAGTAAGTTTGCGTGGGTGCAGTCCCAAGGGAATGCACCTGCACTCTGAGAGTGCGTGGGACCGGATTCGAACCGGAGCAAGAAATGCTCGCTCACAGCAGTTCGCTGTGCGTTCCTCGCAAGGTTCGAATTCGCTCCGACCGACTTACCGAGCGCTCACGATATGTTCGCGCTCAGAGAATGCGTGGGACCGGATTCGAACCGGCGGACCCCTACGGGACAGCGCCCTCAACGCTGCGCCGTTGGCCTGGCTTGGCTACCCACGCGCGCTCTTGCTGAGTGCATTCAATCGTTCCCGGTGGGATAATAAAAGCGCTTTCGTTTGGACCCGCCCCGGGAGGGTGTGTCACTCGCGCGAACCGGACGTTTGAAATATCACGAAACCGCTACGGGGGGCATGGCCAAATACTCGACCGGCAGTAGTGGCGATAGCGCCGGCGGGAGCTGTGAGCTCTGCGGTAGCGACGGCGGCGACCTCCAGACCGCGAACGTCGCTGGTGCGACCCTCCAGGTGTGTGACAGCTGTGCGCGTGACCACGGGGAAAACGAGCGAACGACGGGCAGTGACAGCTCGCGCGACGAGCAGAACCGGAAACGCAAAGCCGCGCAGAACGCGGCGAAGATGCAAGACGCACAGCAGGCCGATGCCTCCCACTGGGAGGACGGCGCTGATTACGACGACGACCAGCTCCCGTATCTGGTCAGCAAGTACGGCGAGCGCGTGACGGAGGCGCGTCAGGGCGAGGGCCTCCAGACAGGTGAGTTGGCCGAGGAGCTCGATCTTGACGAAGCGGACATCCTCGCTGTCGAGCAGGGGCGCGCGACGCAGGCGAACGTCGGTGGGTCGACGATCAAGGCGCTCGAACAGTACCTCGACATCGACCTCGTCGAGTCCAACTGACCCCGAATATTTTCGTGACTCCGCTGTAACGGTCGGTATGGATCTCTCCGCTGCACAGCGAGCCATCCGTGACACCGTTCGAGAGTTCGCGGTCGAGGACATCCGTCCGAAAGCCGCCGATGCCGACCGCGAGCAGTCCTTTCCCGAAGAGTGCTGGGACGGGCTCGCGGATATCGACATCACTGGGCTGACGACACCGGCCGAATACGGCGGCTTCGACGCCGACAAGCCGACGTACGCGCTGGTCAACGAGGAACTCGCGTACGGGTCGCTCGCGGTCGCGACGGCGCTGTCGGTCCACTGTCTCGCGACCTCGTGTATCGCACAGTTCGGCTCCAAAGCAGTGCAGGACGACTGGCTCCCCGACATGGCCGACGGCCGCCCGGTCGGCGCGTTCGCGCTCTCGGAGCCACAGGCCGGGTCGAATCCGCGGGAGATGTCGACCACCGCCCGGCGCGACGGCGACGAGTACGTCATCGACGGCGAGAAGCAGTGGATTACCAACGGCAAGCGGTCGGGCGTCGTCATCGTCTTCGCGAAGACCGACCCCGACGACCCGGACTCGATAACGCAGTTTCTGGTGCCGAAAGACACCGACGGGCTCACCGTCGGCGAGAAAGAGGACAAACTCGGCCTCCGCGCGAGCGACACGACTCCGCTCCAGTTCGACGGCGTCCGCGTGCCCGAGCGCTACCAACTGACCGAGGAGGGCAAGGGACTGGCCGCGGCGCTGTCGATTCTGACGACCGGTCGGGTCGCCATCGCCGCGCAGGCCGTCGGACTCGCACAGTCCGCGCTCGACGAGGCCCTCGACTACGCGCAGGAGCGCGAGCAGTTCGACCAGCCGATCAGCGAGTTCCAGACGATTCAGCACAAGCTCGCGGACATGGCGACGAACGTGCAGGCGGCGCGGCTGTTGACGTGGGACGCCGCAAAGCAACTGGAACGCGGCGAGCGAGCGAGAGCGGCGGCGAGCATGGCGAAGTACTTCGCGAGCGAGACGGCGGTGGACGTAGCCAACGAGGCGATTCAGATCCACGGCGGCTACGGCTACACGACGGACTACCCCGTCGAGCGCTTCTACCGCGATGCGAAGGTGACGACCATCTATGAGGGGACCAGCGAAATCCAGCAGAACATTATCGCACAGGACTTGCTGGAGTAGGCTCGACGGGGCGAAGCGGTTTTGCGGGCGTCGGCCCTATCGCTTGGTGTGACACACGACGCCGTCATCTACGACCTCGACGGGACGCTCGTCAGGCTGGCCGTCGACTGGGCTACGGTGACCAGCGACGTCGCGACGGTCCTGCGGGAACGAAACGTCGACCCCGAGAACCGCGACCTCTGGGAGATGCTGACGCTGTCATCCGAGACCGGCCACCGTGACGCCGTCGAGGCGGCGATCACCGACCACGAGCGGACCGGGGCGCACGAGTCGGAGCGACTGACCCTCGCCGACGGCCTCCCACACAGCGTCCCCGTCGGCGTGTGCTCGCTCAACGCCGAGGAGGCGTGTCGGGCCGCGCTGGATGTCCATGGCCTCGACGGTCACGTTGGGCCGGTCGTCGGCCGTGACACCGTCGAGTCACCGAAACCTGACCCGGAGGGTCTGCTGGCGATTGCCGAAGAAATCGGGGTCGACCCTGGCGCGGCCGTGTTCGTCGGCGATTCAGAGAGCGACGCGACGGCCGCCCGGCGGGCCGGGATGGCATTCGAGTGGGCGAGCGAGTTCGATCAAGCCCGGTATCGCGCGTAGAGGTAGACGCAGACGGCCGTCAGGAACCAGATGAGTGCGCCGACGCGGACCGCGAACATCGCCCGCGCGGTCCAGGTCTGGAGCGTGACCGCGGTCGACGCGAGCACAACGAGCGGCGAGCCGACCAATATCGTCGTCACGAACGTGACCTGCATCACCCACCCGAAGTCCACGCCGTCCGGGTCCGTCTTCTCGACTGTTGGCACGGCTGATGGTACAGCTAGGTGCGGCAAGCACCTTGCGGTTTCCTGTGCGAACTGCGCAACCCGAACAGGTAAGGCGCAGGCGCGCCCCCGCTCGGATATGCCAACTGTCCGGGATCTGCAGGCGATGGCTGGTGAGGAGCCGATCACGATGCTGACAGCGTACGACGCCGTGACCGCGAGCATCGTTGACGACACCGGCGTGGACGTCATTCTCGTCGGCGACAGCATGGGGAACGCCGTCCTCGGCCACGACGACACGCTCCCGGTCACGCTCGACGAGATGGCCTCACGGGTCGGCGCGGTCGCACGCGGTGCGGACGACGCGCTGGTCGTCGCCGATATGCCGTTTCTCTCCTTCGGCACGGACGAGAGCGAGAGCATCCAGAACTGCGGGCGGATGCTGAAAGAAGAGGGCGCAAACGCGGTCAAGCTCGAATCAGGGCCACATACGGTCGAGCTGACCGAGCGGCTGACGGAGCTGGGCATCCCGACGATGGCCCACCTCGGACTCACGCCACAGAGCGTGAACCAGACCGGCTACACGAGGCAGGCGACCGGCCGCGAGGAGGCAGAGGAGATCCTCGACCTCGCGCGGGAACACGAGGCCGCCGGCGCGTTCGCGCTGGTGCTCGAACACATCCCGGCCAACCTCGCCGCCCAGGTCACCGAGGCCGTCGACATCCCGACTATCGGCATCGGAGCCGGCGGCGACTGTGACGGGCAAGTGCTCGTGTTCACCGATGTGGTCGGCCTCTCCGAGTCCAGCCCGCCTTTCGCCGAGCAGTTCGGCGACGTTCGCGGCGAAGTCGCCGACGCTGTCGACGAGTACATCGACGCCGTCGAATCCGGCGAGTTCCCGGCTGAGTCCCACAGCCACACCGAGGGCGAACTCGACGACCTGTACTGACGCTTTTCACGCCTACTCAGCAGTCCGCTAGTCGGCCGAAGCCGTCTGATTCTCCATCCAGGCGTCGTAGGCGGACTGATTCTTGACGACGACGGTGGCGTTCATCTTGCTGTGGCCGGACCCGCACATCTCAGCGCAGTACAGCCGGTACTCGCCGGGTTCGGTCGCGTGCGTTCGGGCCGTTATCGTCCGGCTGGGGAAGACGTCCTGTTTGACGCCTAGTTGCGGGATGTAGATGGCGTGGATCACGTCCGTCGTCCGCAGCCTGAACGTGACGTTCCTGTCCGCTGGAAGGACCAGCCGTTCCTCCGTCGTGACGTTCGCTTCGGCGTAGGAGAACTCCCATCCCCACTGGTAGGCAAGCACGTCTATCTCCGTATCCTCCGCGAAGGCGTCGCCTCCGCCGGCGGATGCCTCGGCCGCTGCAGGCGTGATGTAGGGGTTAGCCATCACCACGAACGCCGAGATCCCGACAAAGACAAGTATTGCGCCCGTCGCGGCCGTCCAGGTCACCTCTAGCGCCGGGTCGTCGACCGTCGGTTGCGGGTCGTCGTTGTTCCGGAACCGGTAGATCACGTACACGAGCGTGAGTTCGACGAACAACGTCAACGGCAGAGCGACGTACAGGAGCTGTTCGTTGAGGTCGTCGATAGCCGCCCTGTTGACCGACTGCGCTGTGGCCGGGGCAGCAAGTAGCGAGAGCCCGACCACGACAAGGCCCGCCTGAATCACGCGTCGTCGGAGACGCATTGTCACACTGTACCAATCGCCGTGTCAAATAACTTGCCCAAGGTGATGACAGCTGACCGGTGACCCGTACTGGTGTCGGGTTCCCAGCGTAGTTTTATGAATGTGGGCGTGTCAATTATTGGTAACGTGTAGCATGACGAGACGAGCAATCGTTCCGGGACGGCACGTTACACACAGATGCTAAACAGGGCTATCGTTGAGGGAACTGCCCTGGCCGTGCTGGCGCTGTCGGTGCTTCTTCTGTGGCTCCGGGAGCGGCAGAAAGCACGACCGGAGAGCGACGGCGGCTACACGACCCGAGAGGAGATCGAATTCGAAATCGGTCGACTCCAGTCTGAAGTGTCCCGCTGGCTGACGACGACGGACCACCGGGACATCGGTCTGCTCTACATCGCTTTCGGCACCGCCGCCGGTCTGTGGGGTGGCGTCGACGCGATGATGCTCCGGACGGAACTGCTGACGCCGCCGGCGGACATCTGGACGCCGGAGACGTACAACGCGCTGTTTACAACGCACGGGCTGACGATGCTGATATTCTTCGTCCTGCCCGTGTTCTTCGGCATCGGGAACTACGTCCTGCCGCTCCTCATCGGAGCCGACGACATGGCGTTCCCGCGGGTCAACGCTATCGGGTTCTGGCTCCTGCCGCCGGCACTCATTATGGTCCGGATGGGACTCATGATCCAGGTCCTCGGCCAGGTTCTGAATCTGGTGCTCCCGGCGAACGCTATCCGGTTTTTCCTCACGATGCGCGAAGTGAGCATCGGCTGGACACTGTACGCACCACTGTCCGTGCAACAGCCCAATCCGCAGATAGACCTGCTGTTGCTCGGGTTGCACCTGAGCGGCATCGCCACGACGGTCGGCGCTATCAACTTCATCACCACAATCGTCTACGAACGTGGCGAGGGCGTCACCTGGGCGAACCTCGACATCTTCTCGTGGAACATGCTCGTCACGAGCGGGATTGCACTGTTCGCGTTCCCGCTGCTGGGGAGCGCGCTCGTGATGCTCCTGCTAGACCGGAACCTCGCGACGACGTTCTTTGCGACGGAAGGCGGTGGTGCTATCCTCTGGCAACACCTGTTCTGGTTCTGGGGCCACCCGGAGGTGTACATCCTCTTCCTCCCGGCGACGGGGCTGATGAGCCTTATCTTGCCGAAGTTCGTCGGCCGGAAACTCTTCGGCTACCAGTTCATCGTCTACTCGACGCTGGGGCTGGGCGTCCTCTCCTTCGGCGTCTGGGCGCATCATATGTTCACGACGAGCGCGGACCCGCGGGTCAAGCTGTCGTTCATGGCGGTTTCCATCGCTATCGCCGTTCCGAGCGCGATCAAGGTGTTCAACTGGATCACGACGATGTGGGAAGGGAACATCCGCCTGACTGCGCCGTTTATCCTCTGTGCTGGCGGGATAGGGACGTTCATCATCGGTGGCGTCACCGGCGTGTTCCTCGCAGTTATCCCGATCGACATCCTCTATCACGGCACCTACTACGTCGTCGGCCACTTCCATCTCATCGTCGTCGGCATCATCCCGTTCCTGATGATCGCCGCGAGCTACTACTGGTACCCGCTCATCACTGGTCGGTGGTACGACACGCGGATGGCGAGATTCCAGGCGCTGCTGATCGTCTTCGGCTCGTTCGTGACGTTCATGACATTGCTGGTCATCGGCGGGCTTGGGCTGCCGCGACGACAGGCCATCTACCCACCGGAGTACCAGTTCGCCCAGCAAATCGCGACCGTGGGCGGCTACATCATCGGCCTGAGCGCCCTGCTGTGGCTGTACAACATGCTCGTCTCTTACTGGCGGGGGACGCCCGTGTCGACGACGGACCCGTGGGGCCTGAAGGCGACGAGCCAGTTCACCCGCGAGTGGCAGTGGTTCGAACAGCACATGATGAACAAGTACGATATGGAGCCGACCGAGCCCGAGACGACACGGCGCTCCTACGCCCCTGAAGCCGAGCCGACCGGACTGGCCGGCGGCGTCGGTACCGTCGCCGAGACCGTCTCACGAAACGCCTGGATGGCCGCGGCTGGCGGGTTTGTCGGCACAGTCCTGATGAGCGGCGGGCTCATCACAGCGATACTCATCGGCGTCCTCGACCCGGTTTCCTTCAGTGAAATCGCCGAACTGGTCGGGCTGCCCGCGAGCCCGGCTATCGGGGCCGTGCTCTTCCTCGTCGGTGGGACCGTCACCTGGCCGCTCCTGTTCCTTGCGTTCTCCGACTACCTCCCCGGTCGCTTGCTGTTCGAGACCGGGCTGGTGTTCGCAACGCTGATATCCAGCGGGTTTGCTATCGCGTTCTACACCGGACAGAGCGGGCTCGCGTTTGTCGGGTACCTCACCTTCGTACTCGTCTCTCACTGGGCCTACGGCATCGGGCTAACCGTGACCTTCCAGTACCTCAAGTCGGACGAGACGCTTCGGACCCAGACCGACGGGGGCGGCTGACAGATGAGCGACGGCGCTGATTCGTTCGTCTTTCAGTATCTCGCGCCCTTCGTCGGCGTCTTGCTCATCGCGGTCGGTATCGCCGGAGCCGTGCCCGGCGGCTACGCGATTATCGAGCCGGACCTGGAGAACTGCGGGAACCCGACCATCGGTGTCGAATCACCCGAAGCAACGGCGGAGCGGTTCGGCGGGGACGAGCCGGGACCGCGGCTTCCGCAGTTGGCCTTCGACGACCTCTCCTCGGACGAACAGACGGCGTTCCTGACGGCCGTAGACGACCCGGTCGGTGAGGAGCAGGTCGTGGGTGACGTGCCCAACGCCGACGCCTTCCGCCGCGGGGCTCTCGTCACCTACGAGGGCGAGCAGTACTACGTGACCCTCGTCGCCGAGAACACCTGCTTTGCGGCCGCGCCGCTACAGTTCCCGCTGGGGGTGTTCGCCATCGCGCTCGGGTTCCTCGGCGTCCTGGCCCCGCCGCTGTACCGGCGGCTGGTGCGGTTGGAACAGCGGGCCGGCCGGTCAGAGTAGCGGTCCCTCGCTCGGTGTTCGCTCAGAGCGCAGCGCCGACGTACAGCACGACGACGAGGAACACCCACACGAGGTCGACGAAGTGCCAGTACAGCGACGTGGTCCGGATGGCGGTGTCGCGTTCGGGCGCGTAATGGCCCCGGAGCGCACGAGCGAAGGCGATAGCGAGCAGGAGCACGCCGAGGGCGACGTGGAGGCCGTGGAGGCCGGTCAGGCCGTAGAACGCGCTCCCGAACGCGCCGGAGCCGATGCTGAATCCCTCGACGGCGACGAACTCGTAGTACTCGTACACCTGTCCGGCGAGGAAGACGACGCCGAGCGCGAGCGTCACCCCGAGCAGGCCGAGGAACCGCTGTCGGTTTCCGCGTTCCAGCGCCTCGTGGCCGTAGTGGAGCGTTACGCTGCTTGCCAGCAGCAGCGCCGTGTTGATGACCACCAGCGAGCCAAGCAACGGCGGGAGGTGGGCCGGCGGCCACGACCCGGTCCGGATGAAGGCGTAGTAGACGAAGCCCGCCGAGAACGTCGCCACGTCTGAGACGAGAAACAGAATCATCGTCGTGGCGTACAGGTCGGAATCGCTGTCCCTGCGGTTCCGGACGTAATCGGCGATGAACGCCTCGTTGGCCCACCCGGCGAGTCCGGCCAGCAAGCCAACCGCACCAGCGCCGCCGAGTACAACTGGGACCACGGACGGGACCAGATCGAGCCCGACAAACACCAATCCGACGCCCAGGTACAGCGACGCAGCACCGATTGCAGCTATTAGGGGCCACCGACTCCGGTGTTCGTGGCCATTGTCGGCGGCGTGTTCAGTTGCCGTTTCCGTCGATCCAGCCATGTGAACCCGTAGCATCGGGGTTGGTAAAACGGTACCCCCGCGACTGACACGTCCATCGCCGGACTCACCCGAATCTTTATCATACCGTCAACCGACAGCGAGAGTGTGGTTTACGAGACGGGCAACCAAACGGTAGACGACGCTGTCGCACGCGTGCTGGACGGCGAACGCCTCGACCGACGGGACGGACTGGCTCTCATCGCACAGCCGGTCGACGACCTGGCAGCCGGGGCCGACTACGTGCGCACGCAACTGGGTGACGACACCGTCGACGCGTGTTCGATCGTAAACGCCAAAGCCGGGAACTGCGCGGAGGACTGTGGCTTCTGCGCCCAGTCGGTCCACTTCGACACCGGCATCGACAACTACGGCTTTCTCGGCCCCGAGAAGATACTGGAGGCCGCAAAGCGCGCCGAACGCGACGGCGCACAGCGGTTCGGTATCGTCGTCGCCGAGAAGGGCGTCTCGAAGGAGAACCGCCCCGAGGAGTGGGAGGAAGTCCTCGAAGCCATCCGCCTCGTCCGCGACGAGACGGACGTGGAGGTCGACGCGAGCCTCGGCATTCTGACCGAGGAGGAGGCCGCGATTCTGGCTGATGAAGGACTCAACCACTACAATCACAATATCGAGACCTCCCCCCGGTATTTCCCGGAGGTCGTCCAGACCCACACCTTCGAGAAGCGGGTCGAGACACTCCGGGTCGCCAAGGACGCCGGTATGGACCTCTGTGCCGGTGTCATCCTGGGGATGGGCGAGTCCCCGACCGATAGAGTCGACGCGGCGATGGCCCTGCAGGACATCGGCATCTCCTCGCTCCCGGTCAACATCCTGAATCCGGTCGCTGGGACCCCCATGGCCGAACAGGGGCTGCCCGACATCACGACCGAGGAAGTCGTCAAGACCATCGCAGTGTACCGCCTGCTCCATCCCGAGTCCCGCGTGCGCCTGACCGGCGGGCGCGAGGTCAATCTCGACACGGACGGGCAGGTGGCCGCGCTGGAGGCCGGTGCTGACGGCATCCTCACTGGTGATTATCTCACTACCGAGGGACAGACGGCGGCCGACGACCTCGAAATCATGGAAGAGGCCGGACTGGAACCCAACACGGAGGCCAACGAGTTCGACCCCGAGGCGGTCAAAGAACGCGCGGCCGACGAGACAGAAGCCGAGACGGCAGCAGGGACAGCACAGACCAAATCAGAGCTCAAATCCGACGACTGACAATGGACGACATACACTTTGCAGTGCTTGGAACCGGTGGTATCGGACGGCGGACGCTCGAAGTCTCACAGCACAAGGACGGCCTCACCGCCGTCGCGGCCTGTGACCGCAACGGCGTGGCTCTCGACCACGATGGCCTCGACGTAGACGAACTGCTGGCGGCGACGGAAGGCAATATCGCGAGTGGGCCGGCGGAACACGCATCCGACTCGACCCCCGCGGCACCCACGGACGACTACGCCTCGGACGGCGGGGCGGCCGCAGTCGAGGGTGGCGGCGTCAAACAACATGGCGATCAGTCCGGTATCGTCGCCAGCGAACAGGGCGAACCCACGGAGACACCTATCGACGACATCATCGCCGAGAGCGACGCTATCGACGCCGTGCTGTTGGCGCTCCCGAACCTCGAACACGACTTCATCCCGCGCGTGGCTGAGCGCTTCGCCGAGGCCGACTACGAGGGCGTCATGATTGACGTGCTCAAACGCTCCCGCGTCATCGGCATGCTCGACGACCGCGAGGACCTGCTGAAAGCGTCCGGCATCACGTTCGTCTGCGGGGCCGGCGCGACCCCCGGCTTCCTCACCGGCGCGGCGGCACTCGCCGCCCAGTCCTTCGTCGAAGTCGAGGAGGTCGAGATCTGGTGGGGCGTCGGCCTCAAGTCCGGCTACGAGGACAACCGGGGGACGGTCCGGGAAGACATCGCCCATCTCGACGGCTACGACATCGAGACGGCCAGGGAGATGAGCGAAGCCGAAATCGAGGCACTCATCGACGAGCACGACGGCGTGCTGGAGTTCCACGACATGGAACACGCCGACGACGTGCTGCTGGAGCGGGCCGGCATCTGTGACGCCGAGGACGTCCACGTCGGCGGCGTCCTCGACGTTCGCTCCGACGAGAAACCGACCACCACGACGGTCAGCGTGACTGGCACGACATTCGACGGGGAGACGGGGACGAACACCTTCGAACTGGACGACGTGACCAGCATGGAGGCCAACGTCAACGGCCCGGCGCTTGGCTACCTGAAAGCCGGCGTCCGGAACAACCGCGCCGGGCACTACGGCGTGTTCGGCCCCGCCGATCTGATGCCCGGCTTCTGAGACCGCCTGATTCTGCTTTTCATGACTCACGGCTTCGACTTGAACGACCGACTCGAACAGCGTGACGCACAGAACCTCCGCCGGCATCTGGAAGTCGCCGAGTCCGTCTCGGCTCGGACCCGCTTTGCCGACGACCCGAAAGGCGAACCACCGGAGTTCGGCGACGAAGCCGTCGTCTTCGCCTCGAACAACTACCTCGGGCTGGCCGACGACAGCCGGGTCCAGCGAGCGGCGGAACTGGGCGCACGGACCGTCGGCACCGGCGCGGGGGCTTCGCGGCTGGTCACCGGCGACACGCAGGTCCACCGGGCGCTGGAACGCGACCTCGCAGCCTCGAAAGGGGCCGAGCGAGCGTTGGTGTTCTCGTCAGGCTACGCGGCCAACATCGGGACTATCGACGCGCTGTCACCAGACATTGTCTTTTCAGACGAGCTGAACCACGCCTCGATTATCGACGGCTGTCGCGTCGGAGCCAGCGAGACAGTCGTCTACGACCACTGTGACCCGGACGACTTGCGAGCAAAGATGGACACGCGAGCGGCCGATGTCGGCGGAGACGAACAGTGGCTCGTCGTCACAGACTCCGTGTTCTCGATGGACGGAGACATCGCGCCGCTATCGGCCATCTGTGACGCCGTCGACGAGTACGGCGCGTGGTTGATGATCGACGAGGCGCACGCGACCGGGCTGTTCGGCGACACCGGCGGCGGTGTCGTCCAGCGCGAGGGGCTGAGCGACCGCGTCGATGTGCAGTTGGGTACGCTCTCGAAGGCATTGGCGAGCCAGGGCGGCTATATCGCTGGCGACGAGGTGCTTATCGAGTATCTGCTGAACGCCGCGCGGTCGTTCGTCTTCTCGACGGGGCTATCCCCACCGAACGCCGCGGCGGCCCGCGAAGCGCTGCGAATCGCTCGCGAGACCGACCGCGCGGCGGAACTCTGGGACACTGTGGCCACGCTCCGGGACGGACTGGAGACGATGGGCTACGAGGTGCTCGGCGAGACGCATATCCTCCCAGTCGTCGTCGGTGACCGCGGGGACGCGCTGGAACTGGCCGACAGACTCCGCGACCACGGTATCGTCGCGCCTGCGATCCGACCGCCGACAGTGCCCGAGGGCACCTCTCGTATCCGGGTCGCGCCGATGGCGACACACACCGCCGACGACATCGCGCAGTGTCTCGACGCCTTCCGAACCGCCGGTACAGAGGTGGGCGTGCTATGAGCGATACGAGCGAGGATTCGGGCCTTGACCGCGGGACTGGCCGCATCGCGGAGGACGGCGTGTTTGTCGTCGGCACCGACACCGGCGTCGGCAAGACGGTCGTGACTGCCGGG
The genomic region above belongs to Haloarcula hispanica ATCC 33960 and contains:
- a CDS encoding aminotransferase class I/II-fold pyridoxal phosphate-dependent enzyme, which produces MTHGFDLNDRLEQRDAQNLRRHLEVAESVSARTRFADDPKGEPPEFGDEAVVFASNNYLGLADDSRVQRAAELGARTVGTGAGASRLVTGDTQVHRALERDLAASKGAERALVFSSGYAANIGTIDALSPDIVFSDELNHASIIDGCRVGASETVVYDHCDPDDLRAKMDTRAADVGGDEQWLVVTDSVFSMDGDIAPLSAICDAVDEYGAWLMIDEAHATGLFGDTGGGVVQREGLSDRVDVQLGTLSKALASQGGYIAGDEVLIEYLLNAARSFVFSTGLSPPNAAAAREALRIARETDRAAELWDTVATLRDGLETMGYEVLGETHILPVVVGDRGDALELADRLRDHGIVAPAIRPPTVPEGTSRIRVAPMATHTADDIAQCLDAFRTAGTEVGVL